Below is a genomic region from Pleuronectes platessa chromosome 5, fPlePla1.1, whole genome shotgun sequence.
CTTATCACCTCATGAATAGTGAAGATTTAGCAGGTAATTTGCTATCACCCTCCTGTACCTACAGTTGATTAACAGAAACTGACACAGAAACCAACACTATACCTCTGAGTGCTCCAATTGATGAGGAGAGAAATTGCCATTGTTTACTGTCCCCACAGAATATCAAGATATCAAAGCAACCCAAGTGCTGCAACAAGTATTTCTATTCAGGGTGAcggtgttgtgtttgtgtactaaTCAGCTTATCATAAATGCAACAGTAAACATGCATGTCTGTTGACATATACCAGAGTGTGAGCCTGTCACCAGAGGTTGCAACAgtgaatagaaataataaattatttcaCTGTCTAATGCACTGTATGATATTAattatcatgaaatatgatatctgtactttttaaGCCATTTCATAGCTTTTGACGTAcaataattttattattattaagaaaTGCAATACAAACCCATACAAATGTCAAAATGTTATACATAGCGTCCACATatctcaacaacaaacaaaacccctgttttgtgttgttcttaCAATCATTACAGTCACAGAGCCATTAAAACTCACCATCTGTAGTTTGGTGAAACGAGCACCTGTAAGATCTTGAAGATCAGTTCCATCGATTTAAGTATATTCCCGTAGTTTACTTATCATGTATGGAAACAGCTTTGCCTTATCTGTTATTGAGTTGTTTCTAACATTATTATTGAGTGGCAGTAACTCTCTCCGATTGCAATACTGTCAATCAAACGTGGCCTATGCAGCTCTTAAGCTGCTGAACCAGTCCAGCAATCAGTGCGCATACTGTGGTGGCTATTGGCCAGCCTATTGTCTGATATGAAAGGGATGAAAACAAGGGGGTTGATTAAACAAACAGGCACAACACCTCTTGGATAAAAGAAAACCCTTAAATACaaaaagctttatttttttaacaaaagcCCGcctttagaaaaaataaaacagacaagCCTAATCTTGTTGTGTGTCAACTACATATTGTGGATGTCAAAAAAGTACACCATCTGCAGCATGTAAGTTAATACTGCAGCCTTTTCTGTCACTTTCATGGGGAACAATGGAGTTGAAAAATGACTCCCATCCCAATTCACAACCTTTCTCCTCACGGCATTCAGAACTTCCTTGGCTCATGAACTGATTCGGTTCCTGTCTGGCCTGGAGAGCTATCTCTATGGATCTGGAGCATCTCCTTTTTAATCACTCCAGTTTTGTTGTCTCACTCCATCACCTATATATCAAGCTCGGTCCTGATACTTCATCATTCTTGAGTTATTGCTCGGGGCCGAATGCGGTGCTGTTCCGAGCTGTGAAGTGCTGATATTTGATGAAAGCTACACTAATAAGCCTAACATGCCTTTTTTAAATTCGAAATCACTTACATTCTCCTTTTTTCACAACATATTAATGTCATGTGAGAAGAAGCACACTCTGCAAACATCCTCAGACGTTTGGCATCCACTTACAAAAATGCATCTCCCCCAAAACAGTGCTAATAACAATATTTTTACAGTAAATAATGTCTCACAAGCTGAGCACCAGAAAGATAAACTTAACcgtaaatgaaaacagaaatcaCAAACCAGAAACAACTTCAAAAGTCTGCAGCATGAAGTAAAGTGGGAGTATGGCTGGTAGAGGTCAGCTCGGCCCTTGGTGTCAGACATCTGTGGAGTAAACACAACTTAATAGAGCGGGGGGGTATGAATGTGAGCATGTGCGCTTATGCGttagtggggaggggggggggggagggggtcacTCATTGTCCCTGTGGGCGTAAACATCACCTGGTTGATTCCACCACATAGAACAGAGGACAGTATAAAAGCACACCGGTGCTGGTGGCAGGCACAagaggtgagaggacacacctaTCACCTGTCTCAGTCAGTTGTtaagggaggaggagaacgacACAGACGGAGACGAGACAAGGCAAAGCTGGAGAAAGGGCCGTTCATAACCCCTTGGAAGTGCATCAAATCGATTTTCACTCCATATTGTAGAGGTGAGTTTGGGCTGACGGAACTTCAGCTTATTTTTTATAATCTGTCCATTATTGAATGAATATAGTTATTATATCTTGGCTTGATTTCATTGGTATTGCCTCTGTGACTGAAACAAACCATTAAGGATCTTTCCTTAATGGTTTGTTTCAGTCAACACTGTTAACAAACTACAaccaaattttagttttttccatttttattatttttagaaaaagaaaaaacatatcagtctccaataataacaataataagaataatagtCAAATAATTATAACAGTTAGTTTCTTGGtataaatttgataaatgtAAGGATAGAACAGTCTAAAACATTTAAacctgtttaaatgtttaaatgcatAGGACTCTGTGGACCACAATGTGGGATCTTAATCACAGAAGAAACTATTTAATACAGCCACTCCATGACAAGCAGTATAATCGCATTTAAATGGCCTGTGTAGTGAAAGCAGTCCCctgaaaaaaaagttaaaaagaatAGATATAACAGATTTTTAGTCATGCTTGATTTATTACATTCAAACCATTTTAACTCTGGTCAATCTTGGGGTCAGGAATGCTTTGAATCTGAGTGATGAAAGTTAAAAGGAAGAATCCTACATTTAAAGCTGCGTGGTAATGAGCTCCTCACACGGCTAATCACCATTTGTAACAACAGTTCTTTTGCAGTCCAAAATAATAGTTTAGAGTTACTTGTCATACATATAATTTAAATACCTATGAGCATATTTATTGTTATAGCATGAAAACATGCTGAACTAATGATAAGGTTTCACTTCCAAAATGATCAAAGCCTGCACACACTCTacattgtgtgtttatcagaTTTAGTTTTGGCAAAATGACTGAAGTCACGAAGTCACCGCACTGATCGTTTTGCCCTATTTCACACTCTCTAACAAGCACGCCACGATCCAAATGGCTAGTTTCAAAGCTTGGCAAGAACAGAGGCCGTACTTATTTGGAAACCTCTGTGCAGCCAATACTGCCAACCATCCATCAAGCTCAAGACTTACGAGAACCCAGAGCCTGACTAAAGTCAAAGATTACAATGTCTGCGTGGAGATGGATTTCTTTGCCCAAATTGTTTCAATGCAGCGCTAACGTTTGCTGTGTCGAAATCCAGAAAACAAAGGTGATCCTTGAGTGGAGACACTTGCtcggggaaaaaaaataattagcCTTACATAGAGCTGTTATGTGCTATGCCtcagtagcctggatgccagacgaacttagccccgcccacaacagatttggtcgggcagttcggtctggggtcgctccattgggaaaaaattatggccggaccgggccaatcagattgtcagggcgggctttatacgatgattgacagatgatcaacggtaacgtaatcaaccacgtcatcacagtgccctcgggttgaattcgttttcaacaaacatgcctgccgctggcgagctgagatgtgtagatgctgccattgagtctgttttcgaagacatcgacagcgcattcattttgaaagaggaacacagaacgtggaggcgacgccagagcaccgcgctaatccctatcgccccggcgctgggctgttcacaccggacactgaagcgacgctgaatcgccgggcagcgctaataatatcacccgttgatccagtagatcgctgcacggctttgtgccagtcacaccggaggctgaagcaccacgctgcgtcaaggctgcctcgcggtgcttcagcctccggtgtgactggcacaaagttttaacatgggagtggatgggagccagctgttatttaaggcttggcgctgcgctgaagcgtccggtgtgaacccgggttagtaaataactcacaatgcgttgcttagcatacgtcacatactacgttgctctgattggttgtaggtctatccaattgagcgaagaggaattttacttcctggtcagttgaaacacgccccataattttttcccaatggagcgactccagaccgaactgcccgaccaaatctgttgtgggcggggctaagttcgtctggcatccaggctaatgcCTCAGTGGAAACTTTGGTTTTCTCATTGACTTCAGGTCTTTCACTTTCCGCCCATTGCAGTCAGAATTAAAGATGCAGTCACAAACCGCAGGTCAGAGTAAATTAGACTGTACATGAACATAGAGACACCGGAGAGGAGTAACACcattggagaaggagagcaATACAAACAGTTTGAGAATTAGGACAGTTGTTCAATAGAACCTATAATGAGGTTTTAATACTTCATGCTTAAATACcacaaacaatattttatttaatagcaTTTAACAGTATCCCTTgctattttatatataaacatttatacaTATGTAGCAATTATatctagagctgtgaaaaataacgcgttaacgcgttatgattaaattacaggattaattcgtttgttttttttaacgcatttaacgcatgcgcagaaggaccttccaattccgccgccccaacactagtcgccgctctaacgccgggttcacaccggacgccgaagcgaggcgtaagcgcagcgccaatcctctggctcccatccactcccatgttaaaccgcagcgctgaacacaccggaggctgaagcgtagcgttgtgccgcggctgcctagcgccgtgaagcgatcgtttcggcgtcgagtctattttttccgcttgacgcgagcgtatcgagacaggaaacacactgaaaaattattttaaacgatatagatgacatattttatatgatataaatgaccaaatatgcatcccatactatgtattcaccttctgttgtcttggagttttaattttaccacttttaccaaccacattattaaatgtccccctctgccaatccattacagctacacaagcagtcataaagataaaaaagagaggggggctacgtattctccacataggcttgagtggagaatacgtaatttaccctcgacatttaccggagctaacagcggagaagtttttcaacatggatgacattaaattaatcattgaagtggaggagtaacttgagttgttgattctcagcatatgttgtataaagacaacaccaaaaaagacacatgttgggacgctgttgcagttaatgttggagcaacaagtaagtatatgcttgaaaaaaatgattaaatgccgatTTTActacaggctgataacagcagaagtatgtgatattattagtaatgcgcggcgcttcggcgtcgctaccgcgtccggtgtgaccagccaagcgccggcgcgccagggattagcgcttacgccacgcttcggcgtcgcttccgcgtccggtgtgaacccggcgtaatgcagtcagacggcagctgccattcaaacaaacaaacaacatggataattctgatgaacctgaggaccttctggacgggaagatcgtgttccaaaaaaacaaagatcgaacattcagtaaaaccaaggtgatatgcacactctgcgagaagacgttatcgtttcaccgtagcaatacccgcctaaccaccgcaacgcgaagcatgtgttggtcggcgaggggcgttcaagtggaatgcgacaaaccagactcactcgccggacacattgtgcaaaagaagcggtcagctttactgtcagagaatttgaacaagttagtttgcctcaccaactggctaaagaccgagtagctaagagggcctttagaggcattagattgtatcatggtgtggttaatggttgtgtgacaaaaaatataaaaaatgtcaaacatcctatggctaagaagctcaaataatttctgtttaatttaaaaaaaaaagttttattcaaccacacaatggctaaggaacccgaattctgtttaggatgaagattatattaatgttccatatggaaaagcaatgataactgctgaagaactgctgagttgcagcacaaaagaaaagttaaatgtcataaatcttgttttcacaaaaatattccgaaaaaatcggtaatgtgattaatcatgattaatccatagaaacctgtgattaatttgattacaaattgtaatcatttcacagccctaattatATCATATTCATCCTTTACACAGTATGAAATGgcctttcatcttcttttcaCCTCCCTTTCAGCGCCTGACCACCAGTgtcactgtgacatttttatttgattgcaGTGAATCATAGTATTTATGGATGACTGACAGTTTAAGAAGGTCTGTGAATGCCTGACTGGTTAAATGATAGGTGGTGGTGGATTTCTTTCAAGTTTAATTTTTAGCTGCATTATTAAACGCTGAGTTTTATTACTTGCTTTTAAGAGATTTCTCGTTGTCATAGGACCAACATAGGGTGGTGGGGCATCAGCTGCAGGGTCAAATCGGCTATGTGCTGATTGTGATTGCTTTTGATAAAGTGATATTCATTTCACTCTTTGTTATGATGGTTTTTCTAATTTGTACTCATTTCTGCATATTTATTCTTCATTATTGTCTTATAGGTCGTGGACTTTGAGAAAATGTTTGAAACCTTGAACAAACGTATCCAGGAAACTCTAGCGGAGCGAAAGAGCCGCAGGAACAGACTAGTAACCAAAGATGGTCGCTGCAACATTGAATATGGAAACATCAGGAACAtcagacactttggcttcatggCTGACTTCTGGATCACCTTTGTGGAAATCCGGTGGCGTtttgttctcttcttcttcattgccTCTTTCACCCTCAGCTGGTTCATCTTTGGCCTCCTGTGGTACTGGATTGCCCGCAACAATGGAGACCTGGCGTGGCAAAACCCCCCAGATGACCACATTCCATGTGTTGACAATATTTTAGGTCTCTGCACAGCGTTCCTCTATTCCCTAGAAACCCAGACAACTATCGGGTATGGTGGACGCTCACTCACCCCTCTCTGTCCCGGTGCTGTGGCACTTCTCATCATCCAGTCCCTCGTTGGAGCCATTATCAACTGCTTTATGTGTGGAATCATCCTCTCCAAAATCTCTTCGCCTAAAAAGAGAGCAAAGACCATCACCTTCAGTGACATGGCTGTAATCGGCCCAAGAAAGGGTGCTCTCTGCCTCTCAATTAGAGTGGCCAACCTGCGCAAGACCCTGATGATTGGAAGCCAGATCTACGGCAAGTTGCTGAGAACGACATACACACCAGAAGGGGAGACGATCATCATGGACCAGGTGGACATCAACTTCACAGTGGATGTTGGGAAGGATAACCTCTTCTTCATATGCCCCCTCACGCTCTACCACATCATTGACAAGAGCAGCCCTTTCTTCGAGATGG
It encodes:
- the kcnj1a.1 gene encoding ATP-sensitive inward rectifier potassium channel 1a.1, with product MFETLNKRIQETLAERKSRRNRLVTKDGRCNIEYGNIRNIRHFGFMADFWITFVEIRWRFVLFFFIASFTLSWFIFGLLWYWIARNNGDLAWQNPPDDHIPCVDNILGLCTAFLYSLETQTTIGYGGRSLTPLCPGAVALLIIQSLVGAIINCFMCGIILSKISSPKKRAKTITFSDMAVIGPRKGALCLSIRVANLRKTLMIGSQIYGKLLRTTYTPEGETIIMDQVDINFTVDVGKDNLFFICPLTLYHIIDKSSPFFEMAVDTLHQKDFELVVFLDGTAESTSSSCQVRTSFIPPEIMWGYNFLPIISRSKEGKYRVDFSNFSKVVPIATAHCAYCFHNIKGHHHHSRDGFDNLGFEAINIDDPPNVTKL